One Vibrio neonatus genomic window carries:
- the alr gene encoding alanine racemase — protein MGKLKAAVASINTDALRHNIQRLHEQAPNSRLLAVVKANGYGHGLLEVAKNAEGADAFGVARIEEALQLRSGGIVKPVLLLEGFYSESDLPILVTNNIQTVVHCEEQLIALEQAELENPVVVWLKMDTGMHRLGVRPEQYDEYIQRLHNCKNVAHPLRYISHFGCADEPDNPITSQQIELFQATTSKCEGERSIAASAGILSRSDSHFEWVRPGIIMYGVSPFDDNDAQQMGYRPVMTLSSHLIAVNDLKAGESVGYGANWVSKRDTKIGVIAVGYGDGYPRTAPNGTPVWINGRKVPIAGRVSMDMLTVDLGPDAQDEVGDLAVLWGESLPVEEVARYVGTISYELVTKLTSRVIPVYIKDAI, from the coding sequence ATGGGTAAATTAAAGGCCGCAGTTGCGTCGATAAACACAGACGCATTACGTCATAATATTCAAAGATTACATGAACAAGCACCGAACAGCCGTTTGTTAGCGGTCGTAAAAGCTAACGGTTATGGTCACGGCTTACTTGAAGTCGCTAAAAATGCCGAAGGTGCGGATGCCTTTGGCGTTGCTCGCATAGAAGAAGCCCTGCAACTTCGCTCTGGCGGTATTGTTAAGCCCGTTTTATTACTCGAAGGGTTTTACTCTGAAAGTGATTTGCCCATTTTAGTGACCAACAACATCCAAACTGTGGTGCATTGTGAAGAGCAGTTGATTGCGTTAGAGCAAGCTGAGTTAGAAAACCCAGTAGTTGTTTGGCTAAAAATGGACACTGGTATGCATCGCTTAGGCGTGCGACCAGAACAATACGACGAATACATTCAGCGCTTACACAACTGCAAAAACGTTGCCCATCCGTTGCGTTATATCAGCCACTTTGGCTGTGCTGATGAACCGGATAATCCAATTACTTCCCAGCAAATCGAGCTTTTCCAAGCGACCACTTCAAAATGTGAAGGTGAGCGTTCAATCGCAGCTTCAGCGGGCATTTTGTCTCGTAGCGATAGCCATTTTGAGTGGGTACGTCCGGGAATTATCATGTATGGCGTATCGCCATTTGATGATAACGATGCACAGCAAATGGGTTATCGTCCAGTGATGACCTTGAGCTCACACCTAATTGCGGTCAATGATCTTAAAGCGGGTGAAAGTGTTGGTTACGGCGCTAATTGGGTAAGCAAGCGCGATACTAAAATTGGTGTTATCGCTGTTGGTTACGGTGATGGCTATCCTCGCACTGCGCCAAATGGGACTCCCGTTTGGATTAATGGCCGTAAAGTGCCAATTGCTGGGCGAGTATCAATGGATATGTTAACCGTCGATTTAGGGCCAGATGCTCAAGATGAAGTAGGTGACTTGGCAGTGCTCTGGGGTGAGTCCTTGCCAGTTGAAGAAGTCGCCAGATACGTTGGCACAATTAGCTATGAATTAGTGACCAAACTGACTTCTCGTGTGATACCTGTTTACATTAAAGATGCTATTTAG
- the pgi gene encoding glucose-6-phosphate isomerase has protein sequence MLKNINPTHTDAWKALTAHFESAQDIEMKDLFATDSKRFENYSKSFGDDILVDYSKNLVNDETMQHLFDLAKQTELKSAIDAMFSGETINKTEGRSVLHTALRNRSNTPVVVGGEDVMPAVNAVLDKIKSFTDRVIGGEWKGYTGKAITDIVNIGIGGSDLGPYMVTEALSPYKNHLNLHFVSNVDGTHIAETLKKVNPETTLFLVASKTFTTQETMTNAHSARDWFLADAKDEAHVAKHFAALSTNGQAVSEFGIDTDNMFEFWDWVGGRYSLWSAIGLSIALGVGYDNFIELLTGAHEMDNHFKSTELENNIPTILALIGIWYNNFHGSESETILPYDQYMHRFAAYFQQGNMESNGKYTDRNGDAVDYQTGPIIWGEPGTNGQHAFYQLIHQGTKLIPCDFIAPANSHNPTGDHHQKLMSNFFAQTEALAFGKSREVVEAELVAAGKSAEEIAELAPFKVFEGNRPTNSILVKQITPRTLGNLIAMYEHKIFVQGVIWNIFTFDQWGVELGKQLASQILPELADGTEVDSHDSSTNGLINAFKQLRA, from the coding sequence ATGTTGAAGAACATCAATCCAACACATACTGATGCATGGAAAGCTTTAACCGCTCACTTTGAATCAGCACAAGATATCGAAATGAAAGATCTGTTTGCTACAGATTCTAAGCGTTTTGAAAATTACTCAAAGAGTTTTGGTGACGACATCTTAGTTGATTACTCGAAGAACCTAGTGAACGACGAGACTATGCAGCACCTGTTTGATCTTGCAAAACAAACAGAGCTTAAATCAGCAATCGACGCCATGTTCTCGGGTGAGACCATCAACAAAACAGAAGGTCGTTCAGTTCTTCATACTGCACTTCGTAACCGTAGTAACACACCTGTTGTTGTCGGCGGCGAAGATGTAATGCCAGCCGTGAATGCGGTTTTAGACAAAATTAAATCATTCACTGATCGCGTGATTGGCGGTGAGTGGAAAGGCTACACAGGTAAAGCGATTACCGATATTGTTAACATCGGCATCGGTGGTTCTGATCTAGGCCCATACATGGTGACAGAAGCACTTTCACCATATAAAAATCATCTAAACCTACACTTTGTTTCTAACGTTGACGGCACTCATATTGCTGAAACACTGAAAAAAGTGAACCCAGAAACAACGCTGTTCTTAGTGGCATCTAAAACCTTTACTACACAAGAAACCATGACCAATGCACACAGTGCACGTGATTGGTTCCTAGCGGATGCTAAAGATGAAGCGCACGTCGCTAAACACTTTGCCGCGCTATCAACCAATGGTCAGGCAGTGTCTGAGTTTGGTATTGATACTGACAACATGTTTGAGTTCTGGGACTGGGTTGGTGGTCGTTACTCACTATGGTCAGCAATCGGTTTGTCTATTGCATTAGGTGTAGGTTACGACAACTTCATTGAGCTACTAACCGGCGCTCATGAAATGGATAACCACTTCAAATCGACAGAGCTAGAGAACAACATCCCAACTATCTTGGCTTTGATTGGTATTTGGTATAACAACTTCCACGGTTCAGAATCAGAAACGATTCTTCCGTACGATCAGTACATGCACCGCTTTGCCGCTTACTTCCAGCAAGGCAACATGGAATCTAACGGTAAATACACAGACCGCAACGGCGATGCAGTGGATTACCAAACCGGTCCTATTATCTGGGGCGAACCAGGTACTAACGGTCAGCACGCGTTTTACCAGTTGATCCACCAAGGCACTAAGCTGATTCCTTGTGATTTTATTGCTCCTGCAAACAGCCATAACCCAACGGGCGATCATCATCAGAAATTGATGTCTAACTTCTTTGCTCAAACAGAAGCGCTAGCATTTGGTAAGTCTCGCGAAGTTGTAGAAGCTGAGTTGGTTGCCGCCGGTAAGTCAGCGGAAGAAATTGCAGAGCTAGCACCATTTAAAGTGTTTGAAGGCAACCGCCCAACAAACTCTATTCTAGTGAAACAAATTACGCCACGCACTTTAGGTAACCTGATTGCGATGTACGAACATAAGATCTTTGTACAAGGTGTTATCTGGAATATCTTTACCTTTGATCAGTGGGGCGTAGAACTAGGCAAGCAACTGGCAAGCCAAATCTTACCTGAGCTAGCAGACGGTACAGAAGTTGATTCACACGATAGCTCTACTAACGGTCTAATCAACGCATTTAAACAACTGCGTGCTTAA